The following coding sequences lie in one Actinomyces capricornis genomic window:
- a CDS encoding DUF3418 domain-containing protein: MEHGQNEQNRSAQGQATGSASHGDRQHRGRGAEVGQGAEPASTDGAATDHDRPRSGEEQGHGSHSRPSTRRHGRGRRKGRPRRGPDHPRRGYTPEQVEARHQAVPAIVYPDQLPVSARREEIAEAIRDHQVVIVAGETGSGKTTQLPKICLELGRGVTGMIGHTQPRRIAARSVAERIAHELGTRIGREGIVGYQVRFTEEVGPTTLVKLMTDGILLAEIQSDPQLSRYDTIIVDEAHERSLNIDFILGYLARLLPSRPDLKVIITSATIDSERFARHFGQRAARAGADGQEVSAVVPAPVIEVSGRTYPVEIRYRPLIADDDAPDDPQDGAAPTAGSGGGPAASPAPGELSEAELEALTSPDPQVRAAARARREAARASASADSTAPGPAGRGARAARGRPASPGPQEERDQVTGILDAVDELMAAGPGDILVFLAGERDIRDTEAALIDHLGPRHTPDGRSSVPGAVEIVPLYSRLSAAEQHRVFQAHSTRRIVLATNVAETSLTVPGIRYVIDPGLARISRYSNRTKVQRLPIEAVSQASANQRSGRCGRVADGIAIRLYSQADFDSRPQYTEPEILRTSLASVILQMAALGLGAVEDFPFLDAPDPSQVRSGIQLLTEIGAIETAASRGPGHERRGQGGPRLTAIGRRLARLPIDPRLGRMLLEAGELGCAGEVMVIVAALSIQDVRERPADRQEASDAMHRRFADPTSDFLTYLNLWRYLRTQGRELSGSAFRRMCRSEFLHYLRVREWQDVHAQLRELARPLGLSAAPIELPTARAIRAATEALEPGSHAAQIAHGGVAAAVVALGRSADTPDADAIHRSLLTGLLSNVGNWDERRRDYAGARGTRFTIWPGSGLRRKTYDWVMTAELVETSRLFARTVAKVDSRWVEEAAERAGLLRRVYGEPYWSTRQGAAMVHEKVMLYGMTLAADRPATLASVNAAAGEVAREMFLRQGLVEGGWHARHAFVARNRALIEELGDVERRRRVHGLLADDQALFDFYDDRVPEAITSAAAFDAWWKDQRRATPELLDFTRELLLPGGDDASGYPDTWVQGDLTLPLAYVFEPGRHDDGVSVQVPVEILGRLEPVGFDWLVPGMRPELCVATIRALPKRVRRQLVPAPDVGAQIHAALVEHYPTPPGASAPEVPFEEAFSAVARRLKDVEITEADWQEAAERQPDHLRMAFVATDERGHVLGRSKDLVALSRRLSGRTEEAVRSVVRGALAQAMEEAQDRQGTRGRKGRKGAKGRRSTQGADGGAPGANQGAGPSGARDGAGGPAPVGADSGAPQAPTGSAVRSGLAEREGLTDWPSDVPGLGAPQRSTIPATVESTGRAGLVVRGYPALLASGGAARLRPEPASSTASASQAGRGQQAPSADLRILPDAVAQAREHGAGVTALALARTILPAGRVSSRWSGQEALTLAASPYPSTEALVADLQLAAARSVAGRWAAATKRALDRVRERTVFGELVGVMREELEDEVHRLALIVVRILSAQREVERAVGAHTSLSLLTTLQEVREHAAQLVSDGFVSATPDDQLAHLPRYLTALAMRVERAASSPSAASQDAALAYQVSQVVTAVDQARARAAALPPDAQREARLVEARWMVEELRVSLFAQTLGTSRKVSPQRITKLLASIT; this comes from the coding sequence ATGGAACACGGCCAGAACGAGCAGAACCGCAGCGCCCAGGGGCAGGCGACCGGATCCGCGAGCCACGGCGATCGCCAGCATCGGGGGCGCGGCGCCGAGGTCGGGCAGGGCGCAGAGCCCGCCAGCACCGACGGCGCCGCCACGGATCACGACCGCCCGCGCAGCGGCGAGGAGCAGGGGCACGGCTCCCACTCCCGGCCCTCCACCCGCCGGCACGGTCGCGGCCGGCGCAAGGGCCGACCCCGCCGCGGGCCCGACCACCCCCGCCGCGGCTACACCCCTGAGCAGGTCGAGGCCCGCCACCAGGCGGTCCCCGCCATCGTCTACCCCGACCAGCTCCCGGTCTCCGCGCGCCGCGAGGAGATCGCCGAGGCCATCCGCGACCACCAGGTGGTCATCGTGGCCGGGGAGACCGGCAGCGGCAAGACCACCCAGCTGCCCAAGATCTGCCTGGAGCTGGGCCGCGGGGTCACCGGCATGATCGGCCACACCCAGCCGCGGCGCATCGCGGCGCGCTCCGTGGCCGAGCGCATCGCCCACGAGCTGGGCACCCGCATCGGGCGCGAGGGCATCGTGGGCTACCAGGTGCGCTTCACCGAGGAGGTGGGCCCCACCACCCTGGTCAAGCTCATGACCGACGGCATCCTGCTGGCCGAGATCCAGTCCGACCCCCAGCTCTCCCGCTACGACACGATCATCGTGGACGAGGCCCATGAGCGCAGCCTGAACATCGACTTCATCCTGGGCTACCTGGCCCGCCTGCTGCCCAGCCGCCCGGACCTCAAGGTCATCATCACCTCGGCCACCATCGACTCCGAGCGCTTCGCCCGCCACTTCGGGCAGCGCGCGGCCCGCGCCGGCGCCGACGGCCAGGAGGTCTCCGCCGTGGTGCCGGCACCGGTCATCGAGGTCTCCGGGCGCACCTACCCCGTCGAGATCCGCTACCGCCCGCTCATCGCCGACGACGACGCCCCCGACGACCCGCAGGACGGCGCCGCACCCACCGCCGGCAGCGGTGGCGGGCCCGCCGCCTCGCCCGCCCCGGGGGAGCTGAGCGAGGCCGAGCTGGAGGCCCTGACCTCCCCCGATCCCCAGGTGCGCGCGGCCGCCCGGGCGCGCCGCGAGGCCGCGCGGGCCTCGGCCTCGGCTGATTCCACCGCCCCGGGCCCCGCGGGCCGGGGCGCCCGAGCCGCGCGCGGCCGCCCCGCCAGCCCCGGCCCCCAGGAGGAGCGCGACCAGGTCACCGGCATCCTGGATGCCGTCGATGAGCTCATGGCGGCGGGCCCCGGGGACATCCTGGTCTTCCTGGCCGGGGAGCGGGATATCCGGGACACCGAGGCGGCCCTCATCGACCACCTGGGGCCCCGACACACCCCCGATGGCCGCTCCTCGGTCCCCGGCGCCGTGGAGATCGTCCCCCTCTACTCGCGCCTGTCGGCCGCCGAGCAGCACCGGGTCTTCCAGGCCCACTCCACGCGCAGGATCGTCCTGGCCACCAATGTCGCCGAGACCTCCCTGACGGTGCCGGGCATCCGCTACGTCATCGACCCGGGCCTGGCCCGCATCTCGCGCTACTCCAACCGCACCAAGGTCCAGCGCCTGCCCATCGAGGCCGTCAGCCAGGCCAGCGCCAACCAGCGCTCGGGCCGCTGCGGCCGCGTGGCCGACGGCATCGCCATCCGCCTGTACTCCCAGGCGGACTTCGACTCCCGCCCGCAGTACACCGAGCCCGAGATCCTGCGCACCTCCCTGGCCAGCGTCATCCTGCAGATGGCGGCCCTGGGGCTGGGCGCCGTCGAGGACTTCCCCTTCCTGGATGCGCCCGACCCCAGTCAGGTGCGCAGCGGCATCCAGCTGCTCACCGAGATCGGCGCGATCGAGACGGCGGCCTCCCGGGGCCCCGGCCACGAGAGGCGGGGACAGGGCGGCCCGCGACTGACGGCCATCGGCCGCCGCCTGGCGCGCCTGCCCATCGACCCCCGCCTGGGGCGCATGCTCCTGGAGGCCGGCGAGCTGGGCTGCGCCGGGGAGGTCATGGTCATCGTGGCCGCGCTGTCCATCCAGGATGTGCGCGAGCGCCCGGCCGACCGCCAGGAGGCCTCCGATGCCATGCACCGCCGCTTCGCCGACCCCACGAGCGACTTCCTGACCTACCTCAACCTGTGGCGCTACCTGCGCACCCAGGGCCGCGAGCTGTCGGGCTCGGCCTTCCGCCGCATGTGCCGCTCGGAGTTCCTCCACTACCTGCGGGTGCGCGAGTGGCAGGACGTCCACGCCCAGCTGCGCGAGCTGGCCCGCCCCCTGGGGCTGAGCGCGGCCCCCATCGAGCTGCCGACCGCCCGCGCCATCCGCGCCGCCACCGAGGCCCTGGAGCCGGGCTCCCACGCCGCCCAGATCGCCCACGGGGGTGTGGCGGCCGCCGTGGTCGCCCTGGGCCGCAGCGCCGACACCCCGGATGCCGATGCCATCCACCGCAGCCTGCTGACAGGCCTGCTGTCCAACGTGGGCAACTGGGATGAGCGGCGCCGCGACTACGCCGGGGCCCGGGGCACGCGCTTCACCATCTGGCCGGGCAGCGGGCTGCGCCGCAAGACCTACGACTGGGTGATGACCGCCGAGCTGGTGGAGACCTCCCGGCTCTTCGCCCGCACGGTCGCCAAGGTGGACTCCCGGTGGGTGGAGGAGGCCGCCGAGCGGGCCGGGCTGCTGCGCCGCGTCTACGGCGAGCCCTACTGGTCCACGCGCCAGGGCGCCGCCATGGTCCACGAGAAGGTCATGCTCTACGGCATGACGCTGGCGGCGGACCGCCCCGCCACCCTGGCCTCGGTCAATGCCGCCGCCGGGGAGGTGGCCCGTGAGATGTTCCTGCGCCAGGGCCTGGTCGAGGGCGGGTGGCACGCCCGCCACGCCTTCGTGGCCCGCAACCGGGCCCTGATCGAGGAGCTGGGGGATGTCGAGCGCCGGCGTCGCGTCCACGGGCTGCTGGCCGACGACCAGGCCCTCTTCGACTTCTACGACGACCGTGTGCCCGAGGCGATCACCTCGGCGGCCGCCTTCGACGCCTGGTGGAAGGACCAGCGGCGCGCCACCCCCGAGCTGCTGGACTTCACCCGCGAGCTGCTGCTGCCCGGCGGGGATGATGCCAGCGGCTACCCCGACACCTGGGTGCAGGGCGATCTGACCCTGCCGCTGGCCTACGTCTTCGAGCCCGGGCGGCACGACGACGGCGTGAGCGTGCAGGTGCCGGTGGAGATCCTGGGGCGCCTGGAGCCGGTGGGCTTCGACTGGCTGGTGCCGGGCATGCGCCCCGAGCTGTGCGTGGCCACGATCCGGGCCCTGCCCAAGCGGGTGCGCCGCCAGCTGGTGCCCGCTCCCGATGTGGGGGCGCAGATCCATGCCGCCCTGGTGGAGCACTACCCGACGCCGCCGGGCGCCTCGGCGCCCGAGGTCCCCTTCGAGGAGGCCTTCAGCGCCGTGGCCAGGCGGCTGAAGGATGTGGAGATCACCGAGGCCGACTGGCAGGAGGCCGCCGAGCGCCAGCCCGACCACCTGCGCATGGCCTTCGTCGCCACCGATGAGCGCGGGCACGTCCTGGGGCGCTCCAAGGACCTGGTGGCGCTCAGCCGGCGCCTGTCGGGCCGCACGGAGGAGGCGGTGCGCTCCGTGGTGCGCGGCGCCCTGGCCCAGGCCATGGAGGAGGCGCAGGACCGCCAGGGCACCCGCGGGCGCAAGGGCCGCAAGGGCGCCAAGGGGCGCCGGTCCACTCAGGGCGCCGACGGCGGGGCTCCAGGCGCGAATCAGGGCGCGGGCCCCTCAGGGGCCCGGGACGGAGCCGGGGGCCCGGCCCCTGTGGGGGCCGACTCGGGGGCCCCGCAGGCTCCCACCGGGTCCGCGGTCCGCTCGGGGCTGGCCGAGCGCGAGGGCCTGACCGACTGGCCCAGCGACGTGCCGGGCCTGGGGGCCCCGCAGCGCTCCACGATCCCGGCCACGGTGGAGTCCACCGGGCGGGCGGGCCTGGTGGTGCGCGGCTACCCCGCGCTCCTGGCCTCCGGGGGTGCGGCGCGCCTGCGCCCGGAGCCGGCCAGCAGCACGGCATCGGCCTCGCAGGCGGGCCGCGGGCAGCAGGCGCCCAGCGCGGATCTGCGCATCCTTCCCGACGCCGTCGCCCAGGCCCGTGAGCATGGCGCCGGGGTGACCGCCCTGGCTCTGGCGCGCACCATACTGCCCGCGGGCAGGGTCAGCAGCCGGTGGAGCGGGCAGGAGGCACTCACCCTGGCGGCCTCCCCCTACCCCAGCACGGAGGCGCTGGTGGCGGATCTGCAGCTCGCGGCGGCGCGCAGCGTGGCCGGCCGGTGGGCCGCCGCGACCAAGCGGGCACTGGACCGGGTGCGCGAGCGCACCGTCTTCGGCGAGCTGGTGGGTGTCATGCGCGAGGAGTTGGAGGATGAGGTCCACCGCCTCGCCCTCATCGTCGTGCGCATCCTGTCGGCCCAGCGGGAGGTGGAGCGGGCGGTGGGAGCGCACACCTCCCTGTCCCTGCTCACCACGCTCCAGGAGGTGCGCGAGCATGCGGCGCAGCTGGTCAGCGACGGCTTCGTCTCGGCGACGCCGGATGATCAGCTGGCCCATCTGCCCCGCTATCTCACCGCCCTGGCGATGCGGGTGGAGCGGGCTGCCTCCTCGCCGTCAGCGGCCTCCCAGGATGCGGCCCTGGCCTACCAGGTCTCCCAGGTGGTCACGGCGGTCGATCAGGCCCGGGCGCGGGCAGCGGCCCTGCCCCCGGACGCGCAGCGCGAGGCGCGACTGGTCGAGGCCCGGTGGATGGTCGAGGAGCTGCGGGTCAGCCTGTTCGCCCAGACCCTGGGGACATCCCGCAAGGTCAGCCCCCAGCGCATCACCAAGCTCCTGGCCTCGATCACCTAG
- a CDS encoding dihydrofolate reductase family protein: MFIAASLDGFIARPDGAIEWLTDPAPGPRHHAPEAPAGPSTSAHALEWEQFLPSIDHLVMGRGTYEKVLTFEEWPYEGLGVIVLSTALEAEDPRITPARSLEEAVALLDARGARQVYVDGGRVIQSFLCEDLIDEITLAWAPVLLGSGLPLFGPLPRDTRLELVASHTGQNGLVHATYRVYRPG; encoded by the coding sequence GTGTTCATCGCGGCGAGCCTGGATGGCTTCATCGCCCGGCCCGATGGCGCAATCGAATGGCTCACCGATCCCGCCCCCGGGCCACGCCACCATGCACCCGAGGCACCTGCGGGACCCAGCACCAGTGCCCACGCCCTGGAGTGGGAGCAGTTCCTGCCCAGCATCGACCACCTGGTCATGGGACGGGGTACCTATGAGAAGGTCCTCACCTTCGAGGAGTGGCCCTATGAGGGCCTGGGCGTCATTGTGCTGTCCACCGCCCTGGAGGCCGAGGACCCCCGGATCACGCCGGCGCGCAGCCTGGAGGAGGCGGTCGCGCTGCTCGATGCCCGGGGCGCCCGGCAGGTCTATGTTGATGGCGGGAGGGTCATCCAGTCCTTCCTGTGCGAGGATCTCATCGACGAGATCACCCTGGCCTGGGCGCCGGTCCTCCTGGGCTCGGGCCTGCCGCTCTTCGGCCCCCTGCCCCGGGACACCCGCCTGGAGCTGGTGGCCTCCCACACCGGCCAGAACGGCCTGGTCCATGCCACCTACCGCGTCTACCGCCCCGGCTGA
- a CDS encoding endonuclease/exonuclease/phosphatase family protein: MSRLQIAGWVLAAVIALAALISIHPPLTLQPFIAQLIAMRSFMAVGWGILGLLAALLAIMLRLWARRSGRTGRRAGLSSAVLALVLVLVALTHGGILAGRGTSMSTLAAITDKSGQEDVTVLALNTEREDVTIQDLTEAANAAQADVIILPETTAAYGERLAAALAGTSLGAQATFTVFSAVSPPLDPDDDTYGPGRIDPVDATTMLVSSRLGDYRQVEGPKGTGRGLVMVEPVDGTGPVIAGAHTYPPVPGYMTLWRTSLTGVAAICQNPPDGLILAGDLNATRDHGPLRDLHRCASAGEQAGIGGLATWPSTTDSTLMGATIDHILVDAAAWQGTAGEVITVARTDHRGVVVRLTAR, translated from the coding sequence ATGAGCCGCCTCCAGATCGCGGGCTGGGTCCTCGCCGCTGTGATCGCGCTGGCCGCGCTGATCAGCATCCACCCGCCCCTGACCCTGCAGCCCTTCATCGCCCAGCTCATCGCGATGCGCTCCTTCATGGCCGTCGGATGGGGGATCCTGGGCCTGCTCGCCGCCCTGCTGGCGATCATGCTGCGCCTATGGGCCCGCCGCAGCGGACGGACCGGCCGCCGCGCAGGGCTGAGCAGCGCGGTCCTGGCCCTCGTCCTGGTCCTCGTCGCCCTGACCCACGGCGGCATCCTGGCCGGCCGCGGAACCTCCATGAGCACCCTGGCGGCCATCACGGACAAGAGCGGGCAGGAGGACGTCACCGTCCTGGCCCTCAACACCGAGCGGGAGGATGTCACCATCCAGGACCTGACGGAGGCCGCCAACGCTGCGCAGGCCGACGTGATCATCCTGCCCGAGACCACCGCCGCCTACGGCGAGCGCCTCGCCGCGGCGCTGGCGGGCACCAGCCTCGGCGCCCAGGCCACCTTCACCGTCTTCAGCGCCGTCTCGCCCCCGCTCGACCCGGACGACGACACCTATGGCCCCGGGCGGATCGACCCGGTCGATGCCACCACGATGCTGGTCTCCTCCCGCCTCGGGGACTACCGGCAGGTGGAGGGGCCCAAGGGGACCGGGCGCGGACTGGTGATGGTCGAGCCCGTGGACGGCACCGGCCCCGTCATCGCCGGGGCCCACACCTACCCCCCAGTACCGGGCTACATGACCCTGTGGCGCACCTCCCTGACCGGGGTGGCCGCCATCTGCCAGAACCCACCGGATGGGCTCATCCTGGCCGGGGACCTCAACGCCACACGCGACCACGGCCCCCTGCGGGACCTCCACCGCTGCGCCAGCGCCGGGGAGCAGGCGGGCATCGGCGGCCTGGCCACCTGGCCGAGCACCACCGACAGCACCCTCATGGGCGCCACCATCGACCACATCCTCGTCGACGCCGCAGCCTGGCAGGGCACCGCCGGTGAGGTCATCACCGTTGCACGCACCGACCACCGCGGCGTCGTCGTGCGTCTGACCGCGCGGTAG
- a CDS encoding alpha/beta hydrolase family protein — protein sequence MSEVRIDTPRGITLAGTLTLPPGAAPLDPDATPTAEEPAPARAEGAVLLAHDFLTHRRGIEGHLDLVAAHYREAGLATLAIDFSGLGDSDDAVITLAGEAEDLRAVSSWLAERGYERQAIHANGFGATAALVARPERVRTAVLVGAVVGPQSILWEEVFSPEQLDELAAHGLTRIPDDNPNARRWNVLSKETLADFSMQEPATTMADLPWPVLMIYGVLINEMPDTAAAAAQGLPLLQKGSRLEQVSAASSQEARLEAARMGVEWVARRLA from the coding sequence ATGAGCGAGGTCCGTATCGACACCCCCCGAGGCATCACCTTGGCGGGGACCCTCACGCTGCCCCCGGGCGCCGCTCCCCTCGACCCGGATGCCACTCCCACCGCCGAGGAGCCCGCCCCAGCGCGCGCCGAGGGCGCGGTGCTCCTGGCACACGACTTCCTCACGCACCGCCGGGGGATCGAGGGCCACCTGGACCTGGTGGCCGCCCACTACCGGGAGGCGGGCCTGGCCACCCTGGCCATCGACTTCTCCGGGCTGGGGGATTCCGACGACGCCGTCATCACCCTGGCGGGCGAGGCGGAGGACCTGCGGGCGGTCTCCAGCTGGCTGGCCGAGCGCGGCTACGAGCGCCAGGCCATCCACGCCAATGGCTTCGGGGCGACTGCGGCGCTGGTGGCGCGCCCCGAGCGGGTGCGCACCGCCGTCCTGGTGGGGGCGGTGGTGGGCCCCCAGTCGATCCTGTGGGAGGAGGTCTTCTCCCCCGAGCAGCTCGACGAGCTGGCCGCGCACGGGCTGACCCGCATCCCGGATGACAACCCCAACGCCCGCAGGTGGAATGTGCTGTCCAAGGAGACGCTCGCCGACTTCTCCATGCAGGAGCCCGCCACTACCATGGCCGACCTTCCCTGGCCGGTGCTCATGATCTACGGGGTCCTCATCAACGAGATGCCCGATACCGCCGCGGCCGCCGCGCAGGGCCTCCCCCTGCTCCAGAAGGGCAGCCGCCTGGAGCAGGTCAGCGCCGCCTCCTCCCAGGAGGCCAGGCTGGAGGCCGCGCGCATGGGCGTGGAGTGGGTGGCGCGCCGCCTGGCCTGA